In Candidatus Dadabacteria bacterium, the DNA window TATATCTTTTTTGCCTTTATAATCAACTGTGGAGGCGGCTTTGCGTGAGCGCCTCGGGCGAGGGGGTAAAGGCGAAATGGTAGAGATAAAGTACTGCGCGCGCTGCGGCTGGCTTCCGCGGTCCGCCTGGATGGCGCAGGAGCTGCTCGGCACTTTCGGGGAAGCGCTCGGCGGGGTGTCGCTCGTTCCCTCAAGCGGCGGGATCTTCGAGGTGCGCGCGGACGGGGAGCTTGTGTGGTCGCGAAAGGAGACGGGAAGGTTCCCCGAGATAAAGGAGCTGAAGCGCGCGGTGCGGGACGCCGTGTGTCCGGGCATGGACCTCGGTCACACGGATTCGCTTTGAGCTCCGGGCGTATTCCCCGCGGAATTGTTTTTGACAACTGCGCCGGGTGCGTGTAAAAATCTGCCTTTGCGGCAAGGCAAAAGGCAAGGTTTTTGGGAATGTCTGACAACAACTACATACATATATTCGATACGACGCTTCGCGACGGGGAGCAGGCCCCGGGCTGCAGCATGACCTCTGAGGAGAAGCTCCGGGTCGCCTATCAGCTTGAGCGCTTGGGAGTGGACATAATAGAAGCGGGGTTTCCAATATCCTCCGAGGAGGACTTCCGGTCCGTAAAGAAGATAGCGCAGAGGATAAAGGGCTGCCAGATAGCCGGGCTCTGCAGGGCGA includes these proteins:
- a CDS encoding Rdx family protein, whose amino-acid sequence is MVEIKYCARCGWLPRSAWMAQELLGTFGEALGGVSLVPSSGGIFEVRADGELVWSRKETGRFPEIKELKRAVRDAVCPGMDLGHTDSL